The following coding sequences lie in one Populus nigra chromosome 15, ddPopNigr1.1, whole genome shotgun sequence genomic window:
- the LOC133674223 gene encoding AUGMIN subunit 8-like isoform X2: MRSLSVSFQSDSISIPISKKEKPVNNVSSDRTLRPSSNVVHKQAETPTGSRKPTPERKRSPLKGKNSQDQSENAKPVDGLHSRLIDQHRWPSRTGGKVCSNSSLNRSVDLTDKNVKALSTPVGIGLSSLRRTPIPDNSIKRLQKSASDTSRLSLEEIGRVVSEVNSFDDKLQRISGAQKLVTSSLSDRISLVTPVVRSQSLPTPGSRPASPSRTSINRGVSPSRTRPSTPSRGVSPSRIRPSSVSVQPNNSTSVLSFIADFKKGKKGASYIEDAHQIRLLYNRYLQWRFANARAEAVLYIQKVTAERTLYNVWDATLALWDSVIRKRVNLQQLKLELKLNAVLIDQITYLDDWALLERDHINSLSEAVEDLEASTLRLPVTSGAKADIESLKVAICSAVDVMRAMGSSICSLLPRVEGMNALVSELATAAAQEKAKLDQCEALLASTAAMQVEEYSIRTHHIQMKEALEKQQPPFMAMKTPSWL; the protein is encoded by the exons ATGAGAAGTCTCAGTGTTTCATTTCAATCGGATAGTATTTCTATTCCAATCAGTAAGAAGGAAAAACCAGTTAATAATGTCTCCTCCGATCGCACATTGAGGCCTTCTTCAAATGTAGTCCATAAGCAGGCTGAAACGCCAACGGGGTCACGAAAGCCTACACCAGAGAGAAAGAGGAGTCCTCTTAAAGGGAAGAATTCGCAGGATCAATCAGAAAACGCCAAACCAGTAGATGGTTTACATTCTAGATTGATTGATCAGCATCGATGGCCAAGTAGGACAGGTGGGAAGGTATGTTCTAATTCATCACTGAATAGAAGTGTGGATCTCACTGATAAGAATGTGAAAGCCTTGTCAACTCCAGTTGGAATTGGATTATCTTCACTCAGGAGAACGCCCATACCTGATAATTCAATAAAACGTTTACAAAAATCAGCTAGTGATACCTCGAGGTTATCACTGGAAGAAATTGGCAGAGTAGTGTCTGAGGTGAATTCGTTTGATGATAAATTGCAGCGGATATCGGGTGCTCAGAAGCTTGTTACATCAAGTTTATCGGACAGGATATCATTAGTAACTCCTGTTGTTAGATCTCAGTCCTTGCCTACTCCTGGATCGCGTCCTGCATCACCAAGTAGGACTTCCATTAATAGAGGTGTAAGTCCATCTCGGACAAGACCATCTACTCCTTCTAGAGGGGTTAGCCCATCTCGGATAAGGCCATCTAGTGTCTCCGTTCAGCCCAATAATTCCACTTCTGTGCTTAGTTTTATAGCGGATTTTAAAAAGGGGAAAAAGGGTGCAAGCTATATTGAAGATGCTCATCAGATACGACTGCTATACAATAGATATTTGCAATGGCGATTTGCTAATGCTCGGGCAGAGGCTGTTCTTTACATTCAGAAAGTGACTGCAGAG AGAACTTTATACAACGTTTGGGACGCCACTTTAGCTTTGTGGGATTCGGTAATCAGGAAAAGGGTCAATCTCCAACAGCTGAAGTTGGAGCTCAAACTCAATGCAGTATTGATTGATCAA ATCACCTACCTCGATGATTGGGCTTTACTTGAAAGAGACCATATTAATTCTTTATCTGAGGCTGTGGAAGATCTGGAGGCAAGCACTCTTCGTCTTCCGGTGACCAGTGGAGCAAAg GCAGATATAGAATCTTTGAAGGTTGCTATTTGCTCAGCTGTTGATGTGATGCGTGCAATGGGATCATCCATATGCTCTTTACTTCCAAGA gtGGAGGGGATGAATGCTTTGGTTTCTGAGCTTGCCACTGCTGCAGCACAAGAGAAAGCTAAGCTTGATCAATGTGAAGCTCTATTGGCATCAACAGCAGCTATGcag GTAGAGGAGTACAGCATTAGGACTCATCATATACAAATGAAAGAAGCTCTGGAGAAGCAACAACCACCATTCATGGCAATGAAAACACCCTCATGGCTCTGA
- the LOC133674223 gene encoding AUGMIN subunit 8-like isoform X1 — MDVCEIEKHTAVLDTPRPPLVPAERNSNATAKAATTTRRPRTREVVSRYKSPSSSTPSVARRFPSPSLSRTLPTPSPVVPKRSQSAERRRPSTPPSPSRPSTPVQDSSVDVQLPSRRLSTGGRLQESLWPSTMRSLSVSFQSDSISIPISKKEKPVNNVSSDRTLRPSSNVVHKQAETPTGSRKPTPERKRSPLKGKNSQDQSENAKPVDGLHSRLIDQHRWPSRTGGKVCSNSSLNRSVDLTDKNVKALSTPVGIGLSSLRRTPIPDNSIKRLQKSASDTSRLSLEEIGRVVSEVNSFDDKLQRISGAQKLVTSSLSDRISLVTPVVRSQSLPTPGSRPASPSRTSINRGVSPSRTRPSTPSRGVSPSRIRPSSVSVQPNNSTSVLSFIADFKKGKKGASYIEDAHQIRLLYNRYLQWRFANARAEAVLYIQKVTAERTLYNVWDATLALWDSVIRKRVNLQQLKLELKLNAVLIDQITYLDDWALLERDHINSLSEAVEDLEASTLRLPVTSGAKADIESLKVAICSAVDVMRAMGSSICSLLPRVEGMNALVSELATAAAQEKAKLDQCEALLASTAAMQVEEYSIRTHHIQMKEALEKQQPPFMAMKTPSWL, encoded by the exons ATGGATGTATGTGAAATAGAGAAGCACACAGCAGTACTGGATACCCCAAGACCCCCCCTGGTTCCAGCTGAAAGAAACAGCAATGCAACAGCGAAAGCAGCAACCACCACCCGCCGTCCTCGGACGAGGGAAGTTGTTTCTAGGTACAAATCACCCTCTTCATCAACACCTTCTGTTGCTAGGCGTTTCCCATCACCGAGCCTCAGTAGAACACTGCCTACACCTTCCCCGGTGGTGCCTAAAAGATCTCAATCGGCGGAGAGGAGGCGCCCTTCAACCCCACCTTCACCCTCAAGGCCTTCCACACCGGTTCAAGATTCATCAGTTGATGTGCAGTTGCCATCTAGAAGGCTAAGTACCGGTGGTCGGTTACAAGAGAGTTTATGGCCCTCTACAATGAGAAGTCTCAGTGTTTCATTTCAATCGGATAGTATTTCTATTCCAATCAGTAAGAAGGAAAAACCAGTTAATAATGTCTCCTCCGATCGCACATTGAGGCCTTCTTCAAATGTAGTCCATAAGCAGGCTGAAACGCCAACGGGGTCACGAAAGCCTACACCAGAGAGAAAGAGGAGTCCTCTTAAAGGGAAGAATTCGCAGGATCAATCAGAAAACGCCAAACCAGTAGATGGTTTACATTCTAGATTGATTGATCAGCATCGATGGCCAAGTAGGACAGGTGGGAAGGTATGTTCTAATTCATCACTGAATAGAAGTGTGGATCTCACTGATAAGAATGTGAAAGCCTTGTCAACTCCAGTTGGAATTGGATTATCTTCACTCAGGAGAACGCCCATACCTGATAATTCAATAAAACGTTTACAAAAATCAGCTAGTGATACCTCGAGGTTATCACTGGAAGAAATTGGCAGAGTAGTGTCTGAGGTGAATTCGTTTGATGATAAATTGCAGCGGATATCGGGTGCTCAGAAGCTTGTTACATCAAGTTTATCGGACAGGATATCATTAGTAACTCCTGTTGTTAGATCTCAGTCCTTGCCTACTCCTGGATCGCGTCCTGCATCACCAAGTAGGACTTCCATTAATAGAGGTGTAAGTCCATCTCGGACAAGACCATCTACTCCTTCTAGAGGGGTTAGCCCATCTCGGATAAGGCCATCTAGTGTCTCCGTTCAGCCCAATAATTCCACTTCTGTGCTTAGTTTTATAGCGGATTTTAAAAAGGGGAAAAAGGGTGCAAGCTATATTGAAGATGCTCATCAGATACGACTGCTATACAATAGATATTTGCAATGGCGATTTGCTAATGCTCGGGCAGAGGCTGTTCTTTACATTCAGAAAGTGACTGCAGAG AGAACTTTATACAACGTTTGGGACGCCACTTTAGCTTTGTGGGATTCGGTAATCAGGAAAAGGGTCAATCTCCAACAGCTGAAGTTGGAGCTCAAACTCAATGCAGTATTGATTGATCAA ATCACCTACCTCGATGATTGGGCTTTACTTGAAAGAGACCATATTAATTCTTTATCTGAGGCTGTGGAAGATCTGGAGGCAAGCACTCTTCGTCTTCCGGTGACCAGTGGAGCAAAg GCAGATATAGAATCTTTGAAGGTTGCTATTTGCTCAGCTGTTGATGTGATGCGTGCAATGGGATCATCCATATGCTCTTTACTTCCAAGA gtGGAGGGGATGAATGCTTTGGTTTCTGAGCTTGCCACTGCTGCAGCACAAGAGAAAGCTAAGCTTGATCAATGTGAAGCTCTATTGGCATCAACAGCAGCTATGcag GTAGAGGAGTACAGCATTAGGACTCATCATATACAAATGAAAGAAGCTCTGGAGAAGCAACAACCACCATTCATGGCAATGAAAACACCCTCATGGCTCTGA